In a genomic window of Gracilinanus agilis isolate LMUSP501 unplaced genomic scaffold, AgileGrace unplaced_scaffold14524, whole genome shotgun sequence:
- the LOC123254087 gene encoding bone morphogenetic protein 7-like yields the protein MHVVWLKPGPPSFLVLWTPLFLLLRSILADFTLDNEVHSSFIHRRLRSQERREMQREILSILGLPHRPRPHLHGKQNSAPMFMLDLYNAMSVEEEGGGEEGQGFSYPYKPIFSTQGPPLASLQDSNFLTDADMVMSFVNL from the coding sequence ATGCATGTGGTGTGGCTCAAGCCGGGACCCCCCAGCTTCCTGGTCCTCTGGACTCCACTCTTTCTACTGCTGCGCTCCATCCTGGCCGACTTCACCCTGGATAACGAGGTGCACTCCAGCTTCATCCACAGGAGGCTCCGCAGCCAGGAGCGCCGGGAGATGCAACGAGAAATCCTCTCCATCCTGGGCTTGCCCCACCGGCCCAGGCCCCACCTCCATGGCAAACAGAACTCAGCCCCCATGTTCATGCTGGATCTCTACAATGCCATGTCAGTGGAAGAGGAGGGCGGCGGAGAGGAGGGCCAAGGTTTCTCTTACCCCTACAAGCCCATCTTCAGCACCCAGGGTCCTCCGCTGGCCAGTTTGCAGGACAGTAACTTTCTAACTGATGCGGATATGGTCATGAGCTTCGTCAACCTGG